DNA sequence from the Bacilli bacterium genome:
AAGTCGGGGTCGTCAAAAGTAATCATTTCCACATCCTCCGGAACCGCGCGCCCCAACGTTTGCAAAGCGGTATAAGTCATTCGGGCCGTCTCTTCGGTCAAAGTGAAAACCGCCGTAATATCGGAATGCTCTTCAAGAAAATGAATAATTTCCCGC
Encoded proteins:
- a CDS encoding substrate-binding domain-containing protein encodes the protein REIIHFLEEHSDITAVFTLTEETARMTYTALQTLGRAVPEDVEMITFDDPDFIDIPRILQNEGQLGKAAVELLLAQITGSAIQEEKIVIPVEWKVNDSNK